Proteins encoded together in one Stutzerimonas stutzeri window:
- a CDS encoding TIGR02444 family protein has protein sequence MRTPDLWTFALACYARPGVETACLELQNQGADVCLLLCGAWLQARGVACSQARLQALTTLAAPWRGDVIEPLRGLRQAWRSQAEQDLALHSLREALKALELQAERELLERLQKISQDWPSNGAADAWLEPLVPVAHNRAALEVLRSAALQTQLELAAG, from the coding sequence ATGCGAACCCCTGACCTTTGGACCTTCGCCCTAGCCTGCTATGCCCGACCAGGTGTCGAAACGGCCTGCCTGGAGCTGCAAAACCAGGGCGCGGACGTGTGCCTGCTGTTGTGTGGCGCCTGGCTGCAGGCACGCGGCGTCGCCTGCAGCCAGGCGCGTCTGCAGGCGTTGACCACGCTTGCTGCGCCCTGGCGCGGGGACGTGATCGAGCCGCTGCGGGGGTTGCGTCAGGCATGGCGATCGCAGGCCGAACAGGACCTGGCGCTACACAGCCTGCGTGAGGCGTTGAAAGCGCTGGAACTGCAAGCCGAGCGCGAACTGCTCGAACGGTTGCAGAAGATCAGCCAGGACTGGCCTTCGAACGGCGCTGCCGACGCCTGGCTGGAACCCCTCGTCCCGGTAGCGCACAACCGCGCCGCGCTGGAAGTCCTGCGCAGCGCGGCGCTGCAGACTCAGCTGGAGCTGGCTGCTGGCTGA
- a CDS encoding ATP-binding cassette domain-containing protein, translating to MIRLQNLTLQRGPQRLLEGAELTLHPGQKAGLVGANGAGKSTLFALLRGELVPDGGDCQLPPDWRIAHMRQEIETLERLAVDYVLDGDVELRRIQTELAAAEQAHDGNALARLHTELDNADGYSADARARKLLAGLGFSNEQMVLPVGSFSGGWRMRLNLAQALMCPSDLLLLDEPTNHLDLDAILWLEDWLKGYPGTLLLISHDRDFLDAVVDHVIHLEQRKLTLYRGGYSAFERTRAERLAQQQQAYEKQQAQRAHMESFIRRFKAKATKARQAQSRIKALERLEELAPAHVDSPFDFRFREADKVSSPLLDLAEGRLGYGDKLVLDKVKLQLVPGARIGLLGPNGAGKSTLIKTLSGEISPLGGRLQRGENLVVGYFAQHQLDSLDPKASPLLHLQRIAANEREQTLRDFLGGFDFRGDRCDEPVLNFSGGEKARLALALIAWGKPNLLLLDEPTNHLDLEMRLALTLALQDFEGAVLVVSHDRHLLKSTTDEFLLVADGRVQDFDGDLEDYARWLVDYRARQQPSVAAEAVADKTDKRAQRQAAAALRQQLAPHKRQADKLEKDLADVHEKLAALETRLGDSALYEAARKDELRQLLAQQAELKVREGELEEAWLEALETLEALQAQLEASA from the coding sequence ATGATCCGACTTCAGAACCTCACTCTACAGCGCGGGCCCCAGCGACTGCTGGAAGGCGCCGAGCTGACCCTGCATCCCGGCCAGAAGGCCGGCCTGGTTGGTGCCAACGGTGCCGGCAAATCCACACTCTTCGCCCTGCTGCGTGGCGAGCTGGTACCCGATGGTGGCGACTGCCAGCTGCCGCCGGACTGGCGCATCGCGCACATGCGCCAGGAGATCGAGACCCTCGAGCGCCTGGCGGTGGACTATGTGCTCGATGGCGATGTTGAGCTGCGGCGCATCCAGACCGAACTGGCTGCCGCCGAGCAGGCCCATGATGGCAACGCACTGGCGCGCCTGCACACCGAACTGGACAACGCCGACGGCTACAGCGCCGATGCGCGGGCGCGCAAGCTGCTCGCCGGGCTGGGCTTTTCCAATGAGCAGATGGTGCTGCCGGTCGGCAGCTTTTCCGGCGGCTGGCGCATGCGTCTGAACCTGGCGCAGGCGCTGATGTGCCCGTCAGACCTCCTGCTGCTGGACGAACCGACCAACCACCTGGATCTGGATGCGATCCTCTGGCTGGAGGACTGGCTCAAGGGCTACCCCGGCACGCTGCTGCTGATTTCCCACGACCGCGACTTTCTCGACGCGGTGGTCGACCACGTCATCCACCTGGAGCAGCGCAAGCTGACCCTCTATCGCGGCGGCTACTCGGCGTTCGAACGCACCCGCGCCGAGCGTCTGGCCCAGCAGCAGCAGGCCTACGAGAAGCAGCAGGCGCAGCGCGCGCACATGGAAAGCTTCATCCGCCGCTTCAAGGCCAAGGCGACCAAGGCGCGCCAGGCACAGAGCCGGATCAAGGCCCTGGAGCGGCTGGAAGAGCTGGCCCCGGCGCACGTGGATTCGCCGTTCGACTTTCGTTTCCGCGAAGCGGACAAGGTCTCCAGTCCGTTGCTGGATCTGGCCGAGGGCCGCCTCGGCTATGGCGACAAGCTGGTTCTGGACAAGGTCAAGCTGCAGCTGGTGCCTGGCGCGCGGATCGGCCTGCTGGGTCCCAACGGTGCCGGCAAGTCGACCCTGATCAAGACGCTCTCCGGCGAGATTTCGCCCCTCGGCGGCCGCCTGCAGCGCGGCGAGAACCTGGTGGTCGGCTACTTCGCCCAGCATCAGCTCGACTCGCTCGACCCCAAGGCCAGCCCGCTGCTGCACCTGCAGCGCATCGCCGCCAACGAGCGCGAGCAGACCCTGCGCGATTTCCTCGGCGGCTTCGATTTCCGCGGCGATCGTTGCGACGAGCCGGTGTTGAACTTCTCCGGTGGCGAGAAGGCGCGCCTGGCGCTGGCGCTGATCGCCTGGGGCAAGCCCAACCTGCTGCTGCTCGACGAACCGACCAACCATCTGGATCTGGAGATGCGCCTGGCGCTGACCCTGGCGCTGCAGGACTTCGAAGGCGCGGTGCTGGTGGTGTCCCACGATCGGCATCTGCTCAAGAGCACCACCGACGAGTTCCTGCTGGTGGCAGACGGCCGGGTGCAGGACTTCGACGGCGATCTCGAGGATTACGCGCGCTGGCTGGTGGACTACCGTGCGCGGCAGCAGCCGTCTGTTGCCGCTGAAGCGGTCGCCGACAAGACCGACAAGCGCGCCCAGCGCCAGGCCGCCGCCGCGCTGCGCCAGCAGCTGGCACCGCACAAGCGCCAGGCCGACAAGCTGGAGAAGGACCTGGCTGACGTGCACGAAAAGCTGGCCGCCCTGGAAACGCGACTCGGCGACAGTGCGCTCTACGAGGCGGCGCGCAAGGACGAACTGCGCCAGTTGCTGGCGCAGCAGGCCGAGCTCAAGGTTCGTGAAGGCGAGCTGGAGGAGGCCTGGCTGGAGGCACTGGAAACCCTGGAAGCCTTGCAGGCGCAGCTGGAGGCCAGCGCATGA
- a CDS encoding mechanosensitive ion channel domain-containing protein, with protein MSEPWLTLVEEWRLQWMLGLQVLLILLVAYVLQRLVVRGLTRVSSRYPLPPELLIPVRGGIRWFIIGGALIMVLERFGVSATVLWTAISGFVAVAAIAFFAIWSVLSNLLCAVLILTVGPFRLGDVVEIVEAFDKPIVKGRVIDINLLYTTLEEVAEAGTGAIVQVPNSLFFQKAVRRWRGADVQLFNRNLNE; from the coding sequence ATGAGCGAACCCTGGCTGACCCTGGTCGAGGAATGGCGCCTGCAATGGATGCTGGGCTTGCAAGTATTGCTGATCCTGCTGGTGGCCTACGTGCTGCAACGGCTGGTGGTACGCGGTCTGACGCGGGTTTCGTCGCGCTACCCGCTGCCACCGGAGTTGCTGATCCCGGTGCGCGGCGGCATCCGCTGGTTCATCATCGGCGGCGCGCTGATCATGGTGCTGGAGCGCTTCGGGGTGTCCGCCACGGTGCTGTGGACGGCCATTTCCGGTTTCGTCGCGGTAGCCGCGATCGCCTTCTTCGCCATCTGGAGCGTGCTGTCCAACCTGCTGTGTGCGGTGCTGATCCTGACTGTCGGGCCGTTCCGTCTGGGAGACGTGGTGGAAATCGTCGAGGCGTTCGACAAGCCGATCGTCAAAGGGCGTGTCATCGATATCAACCTGCTCTATACCACCCTGGAAGAAGTGGCCGAGGCGGGTACCGGGGCTATCGTCCAGGTGCCCAACAGCCTGTTCTTCCAGAAAGCCGTGCGCCGCTGGCGTGGTGCCGACGTCCAGCTCTTCAACCGTAATCTCAACGAGTAG
- a CDS encoding TerC family protein, translating to MEWLSNPEIWVAFLTLTALEIVLGIDNIIFISILVSRLPKEQQPKARFFGLALAMGTRILLLLSIAWVMRLTNDLFTVLGEGVSGRDLILFFGGLFLLFKSTLEIWHSVEGEEEEQTAGGAAKAGFVGIILQIAVIDIVFSLDSVITAVGLVQHVPVMVAAIVIAVLVMMVSAGTIADFIDKHPTLKILALSFLIVVGTLLIAEAFDVHVPKGYVYFAMAFSLGVEALNIRMRKAMKRKLKEPVKLGKGSPD from the coding sequence ATGGAATGGCTCAGCAACCCGGAAATCTGGGTCGCGTTTCTGACGCTGACTGCCCTGGAAATCGTCCTGGGCATCGACAACATCATCTTCATCTCCATTCTGGTCAGCCGCCTGCCCAAGGAACAGCAGCCCAAGGCGCGCTTCTTCGGCCTGGCGCTGGCGATGGGCACACGCATCCTGCTGTTGCTGTCGATCGCCTGGGTGATGCGTCTGACCAACGACCTGTTCACGGTCCTGGGGGAGGGCGTATCGGGGCGTGACCTGATCCTGTTCTTCGGCGGCCTGTTCCTGCTGTTCAAGAGCACCCTGGAAATCTGGCACAGCGTCGAAGGCGAGGAGGAAGAACAGACCGCCGGCGGCGCGGCCAAGGCGGGTTTCGTTGGCATCATCCTGCAGATCGCAGTGATCGACATCGTCTTCTCGCTGGATTCGGTGATCACCGCGGTAGGCCTGGTGCAGCATGTGCCGGTGATGGTCGCGGCAATCGTGATCGCGGTGCTGGTGATGATGGTTTCGGCCGGGACCATCGCCGATTTCATCGACAAGCATCCGACGCTGAAGATTCTCGCGCTGTCGTTCCTCATCGTCGTCGGCACGCTGCTGATCGCCGAAGCCTTCGATGTGCACGTGCCCAAGGGCTACGTCTACTTCGCCATGGCTTTCTCGCTCGGCGTCGAGGCGCTGAACATCCGCATGCGCAAGGCCATGAAGCGCAAGCTCAAGGAACCGGTGAAGCTGGGCAAGGGCTCGCCGGACTGA
- a CDS encoding LysE family transporter, with amino-acid sequence MTLETWLAFFVACWVISLSPGAGAIASMSCGLQYGFWRGYWNAIGLQLALVLQIAVVAAGVGAVLATSELAFGLIKWFGVCYLLWLAWKQWQAQPEALDDSAAPRPIGRPLSLVLRGFLVNASNPKAIVFILAVLPQFLDPQRPLLLQYSEMAATMVVVDLVVMAGYTGLAAKVLRLLRTPRQQRLVNRSFATMFAGAAALLATVRRAAA; translated from the coding sequence ATGACACTGGAAACCTGGCTCGCATTCTTTGTCGCCTGTTGGGTGATCAGCCTGTCGCCGGGCGCCGGGGCCATCGCGTCGATGTCCTGCGGCTTGCAGTACGGCTTCTGGCGCGGCTACTGGAACGCCATCGGCTTGCAGCTGGCGCTGGTACTGCAGATTGCCGTGGTCGCCGCCGGCGTCGGCGCGGTGCTGGCCACCTCGGAACTGGCGTTCGGCCTGATCAAGTGGTTCGGCGTCTGCTACCTGCTCTGGCTGGCCTGGAAGCAGTGGCAGGCGCAGCCCGAAGCGCTGGACGATTCGGCGGCGCCGCGGCCCATCGGCCGGCCGCTGAGCCTGGTCTTGCGTGGCTTCCTGGTCAATGCCAGCAACCCCAAGGCGATCGTCTTCATTCTTGCGGTGCTGCCGCAGTTCCTCGATCCGCAGCGGCCGCTGCTGCTGCAGTACAGCGAGATGGCCGCGACCATGGTGGTGGTCGATCTGGTGGTCATGGCCGGCTACACCGGGCTTGCCGCCAAGGTGCTGCGCCTGCTGCGTACGCCGCGTCAGCAGCGCCTGGTCAACCGCAGCTTTGCCACCATGTTCGCCGGGGCGGCGGCCCTGCTGGCGACCGTTCGGCGTGCCGCGGCATGA
- a CDS encoding YaiI/YqxD family protein: MRVWIDADACPRAAKDQVIKFALKRKFEVLLVAGQSQVKPAFACVRLIVVPSGPDAADDYLVEHAEPGDLVICSDVPLADRLVKKGVAALDPRGREFDERNMGERLAVRNLFTDLRDQGQVGGGQAAYGERDRQAFANALDRLLTRLSRSQ, encoded by the coding sequence ATGCGCGTATGGATCGACGCCGATGCCTGCCCGCGCGCAGCCAAGGATCAGGTGATCAAGTTCGCCCTCAAACGCAAGTTCGAGGTGCTGCTGGTCGCCGGGCAGAGCCAGGTCAAGCCGGCGTTCGCCTGCGTGCGTCTGATTGTCGTGCCGAGCGGGCCGGATGCCGCGGACGACTATCTGGTCGAACATGCCGAGCCCGGTGACCTGGTGATCTGCAGCGACGTGCCACTGGCCGACCGGCTGGTGAAGAAGGGGGTCGCCGCGCTCGACCCGCGCGGGCGCGAGTTCGACGAGCGCAACATGGGCGAGCGCCTGGCGGTGCGCAACCTGTTCACCGATCTGCGGGATCAGGGGCAGGTGGGTGGCGGCCAGGCGGCTTACGGCGAGCGTGACCGTCAGGCGTTCGCCAATGCGCTGGACCGCTTGCTTACGCGGTTGTCACGGTCGCAGTGA
- a CDS encoding putative bifunctional diguanylate cyclase/phosphodiesterase yields the protein MSRLQFSDLPADQVVLLGHSHDPMLVVLSYLIASAAAFTALALAKRVSRSSSPRGRELWRWVGAFALGGGIWSMHFIGMLAFRAPLDIRYEHGITALSLLIAVAVSYVVMRVLGRDHLSVAQYALAGTAAGIGIAAMHYTGMAAIRSLATLYYAPLAFAASVLIAIGASIAALVLGFHFRTSQSRHQRWQRLLCSLVMGAAIVSMHYTGMHALTLAVPAGLVEHAAPFGSHTGQGALASAIGLVALLVIVTGIAASWAEQRFSEQREALDLAEHQLNAMTHYDPLTNLFNGRAFTEMVTQVLAAREERQALAVLVVDLDNFKRINDSLGHRSGDLALQQAAQRIRAVLGQHDMLARFSGDEFCVLTLGAWEHAQATAERILDQLRPPFVLGDTQLRLTASIGISQYPEDGLNFDALFRHAGLAVGQCKASGRNRSLRFNPALELRAQEDLSLEQDLRRALNENLLSVHYQPIVDGRSGRPVSLEALVRWQHPQQGFISPERFVGLAEQHGFVAELDTWVARRACADLVGLLEEGHDLRMAVNCSALNLSNPQMPAVVARILERTGLEPARLTVEVTENALMNSLGAAIRTLDAVRELGVKVSIDDFGSGYSSLTYLRQLPVDTLKVDRAFVREIAEQANDRAITAAIIAMAHKLGLKVVAEGVEEAVQLDYLRENGCDFIQGYYYSRPLPLAALRDWLAERPLTATVTTA from the coding sequence GTGTCCAGACTGCAGTTTTCCGACCTGCCCGCCGACCAGGTTGTCCTGCTCGGGCATAGCCATGACCCGATGCTGGTCGTGCTCTCCTATCTGATCGCCAGCGCCGCGGCCTTCACCGCCCTGGCCCTGGCCAAGCGGGTCAGCCGCAGCAGCAGCCCGCGCGGGCGCGAGCTATGGCGCTGGGTCGGCGCCTTCGCCCTGGGAGGCGGTATCTGGTCGATGCATTTCATCGGCATGCTGGCCTTCCGCGCGCCGCTGGACATTCGCTACGAGCACGGCATCACCGCCCTTTCGCTACTGATCGCCGTGGCGGTGTCCTACGTGGTGATGCGCGTGCTCGGCCGCGATCACCTGAGCGTGGCGCAGTATGCCCTGGCCGGAACCGCCGCCGGCATCGGCATTGCGGCGATGCACTACACCGGGATGGCCGCGATCCGTTCGCTGGCCACGCTTTACTACGCGCCGCTGGCTTTTGCCGCCTCGGTGCTGATTGCCATTGGCGCTTCCATCGCCGCGCTGGTACTGGGCTTTCATTTTCGCACCAGCCAGAGCCGCCATCAGCGCTGGCAGCGCCTGCTATGCAGCCTGGTGATGGGTGCAGCAATCGTCTCCATGCACTACACCGGGATGCACGCGCTGACCCTGGCTGTCCCCGCCGGTCTCGTGGAGCACGCCGCGCCATTCGGCAGCCACACCGGCCAGGGCGCACTCGCCTCGGCGATCGGCTTGGTAGCCCTGCTGGTGATCGTCACCGGCATTGCTGCGAGCTGGGCCGAACAGCGCTTCAGCGAGCAGCGCGAGGCGCTCGATCTGGCCGAGCACCAGCTCAACGCCATGACCCACTACGACCCGCTGACCAACCTTTTCAACGGCCGCGCTTTCACCGAGATGGTCACCCAGGTGCTGGCCGCACGCGAGGAGCGCCAGGCACTGGCGGTGCTGGTGGTGGACCTGGACAACTTCAAACGCATCAACGACAGCCTCGGTCACCGCAGCGGCGACCTGGCGCTGCAACAGGCGGCGCAACGCATTCGCGCGGTGCTCGGTCAGCACGACATGCTGGCGCGCTTCTCCGGCGACGAGTTCTGCGTGCTCACCCTGGGCGCCTGGGAGCATGCCCAGGCGACCGCCGAGCGGATCCTCGACCAGCTGCGCCCGCCGTTCGTCCTGGGCGACACCCAACTGCGCCTGACAGCCAGCATCGGCATCAGCCAGTACCCCGAGGACGGCCTCAACTTCGACGCCCTGTTCCGTCACGCCGGCCTGGCCGTCGGGCAGTGCAAGGCCAGCGGCCGCAACCGCAGCCTGCGCTTCAATCCGGCACTGGAACTGCGCGCCCAGGAGGACCTGTCGCTGGAGCAGGACCTGCGCCGAGCGCTGAACGAGAATCTGCTCAGCGTGCACTACCAGCCCATCGTCGACGGCCGCAGCGGGCGCCCGGTGAGCCTCGAAGCGCTGGTGCGCTGGCAGCATCCGCAGCAGGGGTTCATCAGTCCGGAGCGTTTCGTCGGGCTGGCCGAACAGCATGGCTTCGTCGCCGAGCTGGACACCTGGGTGGCGCGCCGCGCCTGCGCCGACCTGGTCGGGCTGCTGGAGGAAGGCCACGATCTGCGCATGGCGGTCAACTGCTCGGCGCTCAACCTGTCCAACCCGCAGATGCCCGCGGTGGTTGCGCGGATCCTAGAACGCACGGGGCTGGAGCCCGCGCGACTGACCGTGGAAGTCACCGAGAACGCCCTGATGAACAGCCTCGGCGCGGCGATCCGCACGCTGGACGCGGTGCGCGAGCTGGGCGTGAAGGTTTCGATCGATGACTTCGGCAGCGGCTATTCCTCGCTGACCTACCTGCGTCAGCTGCCGGTCGATACGCTCAAGGTCGACCGTGCGTTCGTTCGGGAAATTGCCGAGCAGGCCAACGACCGCGCCATCACCGCAGCGATCATCGCCATGGCGCACAAGCTGGGTCTGAAGGTGGTGGCCGAAGGGGTGGAAGAGGCAGTGCAGCTCGATTATCTGCGCGAAAACGGCTGCGACTTCATCCAGGGTTACTACTACAGCCGGCCGCTGCCGTTAGCGGCGCTGCGCGACTGGCTGGCCGAGCGGCCACTCACTGCGACCGTGACAACCGCGTAA
- a CDS encoding thioesterase family protein: protein MNHDDALLAEQAQAVRQMFERIPFNQALGIELDEISTSRVVMHLPMKPELVGNFVHGILHGGVIASLLDVAGGAMAMLGAFDKHRHLTMQERAARLSRLGTIDLRIDYLRPGRGTRFTASATLLRSGNKVAVVRSELHNESDTLIAVGTGTYLCG, encoded by the coding sequence ATGAACCATGACGATGCGCTGCTCGCCGAGCAGGCCCAGGCGGTACGCCAGATGTTCGAGCGCATCCCCTTCAACCAGGCCCTGGGCATCGAGCTCGATGAGATATCCACGTCGCGGGTGGTGATGCACCTGCCAATGAAGCCCGAGCTGGTCGGCAACTTCGTCCATGGCATCCTCCACGGCGGCGTGATCGCCTCGTTGCTCGACGTCGCCGGTGGCGCCATGGCGATGCTGGGCGCCTTCGACAAGCATCGTCACCTGACCATGCAGGAACGCGCCGCCCGCCTGTCCCGCCTCGGCACCATCGACCTGCGCATCGACTATCTGCGCCCCGGCCGCGGTACGCGCTTCACTGCCAGCGCGACCCTGCTGCGCTCGGGCAACAAGGTCGCGGTGGTGCGTTCGGAGCTGCACAACGAATCGGACACGCTGATCGCGGTGGGCACCGGGACTTATCTTTGCGGCTGA
- the elbB gene encoding isoprenoid biosynthesis glyoxalase ElbB, whose protein sequence is MNKKVAVILSGCGVYDGSEIYESVITLLRLDQRGVKVQCFAPNIAQMHVINHLTGEEMPESRNVLTESARLARGEIKDLREARAEDFDALIMPGGFGAAKNLSTFATEGANSKALPDVVALVKAFAEARKPVGMMCIAPTMAAEIFGAGVICTLGSDDADAAKAVGQMGASHQACEVSDIVVDKQHRLVTTPAYMLAQSISEAASGIYKLVDRVLEMTTED, encoded by the coding sequence ATGAACAAGAAAGTCGCCGTGATCCTATCCGGCTGTGGCGTCTACGACGGCTCGGAGATCTATGAGAGCGTCATCACCCTGCTGCGCCTGGACCAGCGCGGCGTCAAGGTACAGTGCTTCGCACCGAACATTGCGCAGATGCACGTGATCAACCACCTGACCGGCGAGGAAATGCCGGAATCGCGCAACGTACTGACCGAATCGGCACGCCTGGCCCGTGGCGAAATCAAGGATCTGCGCGAGGCACGCGCCGAGGATTTCGACGCGCTGATCATGCCTGGCGGCTTCGGTGCCGCGAAGAACCTCTCCACCTTCGCCACCGAAGGTGCGAACAGCAAGGCCCTGCCGGACGTGGTGGCGCTGGTCAAGGCCTTCGCCGAGGCGCGCAAGCCGGTCGGCATGATGTGCATCGCGCCAACCATGGCCGCGGAGATCTTCGGCGCTGGCGTGATCTGCACCCTCGGCAGCGACGACGCCGACGCCGCCAAGGCGGTCGGCCAGATGGGAGCCAGCCACCAGGCCTGCGAGGTCAGCGACATCGTGGTGGACAAGCAGCACCGCCTGGTCACTACTCCGGCCTACATGCTGGCGCAGTCCATCAGTGAAGCGGCGTCCGGCATCTACAAGCTGGTCGACCGAGTGCTGGAGATGACCACCGAGGACTGA
- the hemB gene encoding porphobilinogen synthase, protein MSFVPASRLFPATRLRRNRRDEFSRRLVRENVLTVDDLILPVFVLDGENRREAVPSMPGVERLSIDLLLEEAEELVALGIPALALFPVTPLEKKSLDAAEAWNPDGIAQRATRALRARFPELGIITDVALDPFTTHGQDGILDDNGYVQNDVTVDALVKQALSHAEAGAQVVAPSDMMDGRIQAIREALEVAEHHNVRIMAYSAKYASAYYGPFRDAVGSAANLGKSNKNTYQMDPANGDEALHEVGADLAEGADMVMVKPGLPYLDIVWRVKEAFKAPTFVYQVSGEYAMHMAAIQNGWLSEAVILESLVGFKRAGADGILTYFAKQAAQQLKRGQ, encoded by the coding sequence GTGAGTTTCGTTCCTGCCAGCCGCCTGTTCCCCGCCACCCGCCTGCGCCGCAACCGTCGCGACGAGTTTTCCCGCCGTCTGGTGCGCGAGAACGTGCTGACGGTCGATGACCTGATCCTCCCGGTGTTCGTGCTCGATGGCGAGAACCGTCGCGAAGCCGTGCCGTCGATGCCCGGCGTCGAGCGGCTGTCCATCGACCTGCTGCTCGAGGAGGCCGAGGAGCTGGTGGCGCTGGGCATCCCGGCACTGGCGCTGTTCCCGGTGACGCCGCTGGAAAAGAAATCTCTGGATGCCGCCGAAGCCTGGAATCCGGACGGTATTGCCCAGCGTGCCACGCGTGCGCTGCGTGCTCGCTTCCCGGAGCTGGGCATCATCACCGACGTCGCCCTCGATCCGTTCACCACTCACGGCCAGGACGGCATCCTCGACGACAACGGCTACGTACAGAACGACGTCACCGTCGATGCGCTGGTCAAGCAGGCGCTCTCCCATGCCGAGGCCGGTGCTCAGGTGGTCGCGCCGTCGGACATGATGGATGGCCGCATTCAGGCGATCCGCGAGGCGCTGGAAGTGGCCGAGCACCACAACGTGCGCATCATGGCCTATTCGGCCAAGTACGCCAGTGCCTACTACGGCCCGTTCCGCGATGCGGTGGGTTCGGCAGCGAATCTCGGCAAGAGCAACAAGAACACCTACCAGATGGACCCGGCCAACGGCGACGAGGCACTTCACGAGGTGGGCGCGGACCTGGCCGAAGGCGCCGACATGGTCATGGTCAAGCCCGGCCTGCCGTACCTAGACATCGTCTGGCGGGTGAAGGAGGCCTTCAAGGCGCCGACCTTCGTCTATCAGGTCAGCGGCGAGTACGCCATGCACATGGCCGCCATCCAGAACGGCTGGCTGAGCGAGGCCGTCATCCTTGAGTCTTTGGTCGGCTTCAAGCGCGCCGGGGCCGATGGCATCCTCACCTACTTCGCCAAGCAGGCGGCACAACAATTAAAACGGGGCCAGTGA